TTTTACATGTAAGTGCCTAAGATATAAATTATTTCGTATAGGTAATATAGTGGGGTGAAATTATTGTATGcttaaaaatagtaaaatgaAAAAGATATTGTTTCTAAACCATTGAAATAatacattataaaataatatatcattatatttaatatacaaaaatagtctaatatttaattaataaatgattatatattaatgcaatattttatacacaattaaaaaaatagaaattaatttacaatgaaaatacaaaaaagatTGTTTTAATATAAGGTTTTGGAAAAATACTTCAAGTTCATAAATGTTCATTGAGTTGTACTTATATACTTGACTTAGTTTCAAAAAAGTGTTATTTTTCTGTAAACATAAATTTAGATCAATATTAAGGAAATTCATTTGTTTGTTTAATTGGAAAATTAAGATCACTGAATAAAGAATCACtttcaataaattatataaactaAATGTTAATTacttatatacatgtataaaaaTCAGTAATTTTTTGGTGACATAGAATTCCACATGGGTTTCCAACACCATTTACGAGATTTACGAATACTGTCCATATTTTCTTGCGCTGTTTCGCGCGCTAATCGTTGCATTGGATTTTTGTCATCGGAATTATATTCTGAATTTGATAATACTGTTTCGTGTTGAAAAGCAGAAGTCACGCCTAaggaagaatattttatatattttactattattatatataaaaaatcctAATAGAAAATATGCTCATATAATAAGAGAATAATTACTCGCTTTGGCAAATAATTTTTCTAAGACGTATTGATCATCTTCAATTAGTTTAGGTTCGTCTGTCAGAGAACGTTCAAGACGTCGTCCAATTAAATGTGAGACACGTTCTCCTTCAAATAGAGCTGAGATAGCACGCTCTTCTAatcgtctttttctttttcctttacaacgatttttatttaattttgacaACGTATCTTCATTCATATTCACATTACATGTTACTGTTTCGTTACTTCTATCTAAAATTTCAGTTACCTTAGCATCATTAGATAGACATTGTACAGTAGCCTTCTTATTTGATGTTTCATGTATTTTAACATCAGAATTTGATCTACTTGTTAATGCATGATCTTCATTTTCCAGTTTATTATTTAAGATGTTGTCTGCAttgtattcaatattttttgaaattttattttggatTTTGTTGTCATTAGTACTTTCTTGATTTGCAGAAGAAAGTATATCTTCATTTTTTTTATGAAGATTACTCTCGTTTTTAATACCtttttttgttaaattatcCTTGAACATTTCATAATTGTGTTTTAAAATATCTTgatcaatattattattatggcAACTTGAAACATAATGATTCTCCGTAGCGTGTGCTATTTGTATTACAGGTGTAGAGTTTGAGGTATTTTGACTTATATTTTTACTAAGTGTAGATGCTAATTTTcgcattttttcaattttattagatGAAAATTTGGTAGACGAAGAAACTAGTCTAGATTGTCCGAATAACTGATCTATTTCACTAGAATTATTATTGATAGattcattaaaattaaaaagttcaaCTAAATCGGAAGTTTTAAATAATCTATGTTGACGTGGATCTTCTAAAACCTTATTTGCAAgaagtattttaaatatttgtctGTGATACATCTGAAACAAAACATTATCTCATAAATACTTCGAAATATTCACCAAAAGAAAAACTTAAAATTTTACCTTTTCTTCAATAGTACCAGCAGTAATAAGTCTATAAATGGTAACTTTTTTGTTTTGTCCAATTCTCCATGCACGTGCTCTTGCTTGAGCATCAGTTGCTGGATTCCAATCCGGATCATAAATAACTACTCGATTTGCTCCAGTCAAATTTACTCCCAGACCTCCAACACGCGTAGTTAACAAAAACACAAAATATGATGGATCCTGCACGAAAAGGATCAAATTACAAAAAgacttaaaatattaataaaatgtattttccgtttatcgatatatatatatataccttattaAATAAACGAATTGTTTCTTGTCGTTGTGACATAGAAGTAATTCCATCCATTCTTAAATAAGAATATTCTTCGCTTTGTACTAGAGATTCTAAAACATGCATCATCTGCAAATAAAACtttgttatacattattttgtacatAACATATGtttataaacaattatataaCTTATTTACTTGTCTCCCTTGAGTAAAAAGAAGTACTCTATGTCCCTGTTTCTTCCAAATTTTAAGAAGGGACCGAACCACTATCATTTTACCAGAGCGCTTCCAGTATCCAAATTTCTCCAATGCTTCATTTGATACATCAATGTCTTCATCTGAATCctaaatatacatttaattaaatACAATGAATATTAGCGCGCTGCgtgatataaatattataatataaattaaattataatttaaataaaatatataagttataaaCTTACAACTGGATTTGTATAAAGAAACAAATCAGGATGATTACATATCTTCCTAAGCACTGATAATGCTATGAGGAGGCGAGCCCTGTATCTTCTGCTTACTGAATTACTCTTTTCATGCAAAATGAAACTAACATCTGCAGAACGCAAATATTCTTTATATAGTTCCTTTTGTTCTTCTGTTAAACTGCAAAACAGTACCTAAAAAAAACATGAATTGAGATATGAAATTATACATTCTTACAAAATATCCTAATGTGTAACAAACCTGTTCATTCTTTTCTGGTAGACTAAGATGATGTTGTACATCATTTTTTGTTCTTCGGAGCATATACGGTGTAATAGTATCTCTAAGCATTGTAGCGACCTGAAGCGCGATAGCTTCTTGCAAAGGAGAAGCATTTGTATATCCTCCACGAGTTATAGGGGTTGCACAATGCTCTAAAAATGCAGGTAAAGTGCCTAACTTGCCAGGTAGAATAAAATCAAAAAGGGACCATAGTTCTTTTAAGGAGTTTTGCATAGGGCTACCCGTTAACAAAAGTCGATGTGGTGTAGAGAATTCCTTTACTGCTTTACTGATCTACAAGAATTCAGTTGCAATTGCTTTTGTACCTAATTGTAAAATCGTCACAGATTAAAAGCAAGAAACTACCTTTGCTTGTGGATTTCTTATTTTGTGACCTTCATCAAGTATGACATAGTGCCATTGACTGGTTACAAgtaaatttttatgtataagCATACCAGAATAAGAAGTAATTAATACACCACCAGATTTTAAAGAGTGCATTAAATACTCTAAATTACCTgaaaagatatttattaataatataaaagtaataaaatatcaCATCATTATCATATATGTTAGTGTAGTAAGTAACAGATGATTTTATCTTACCATTATAAGTTCCACATTGATGTAGAACAGCCACTCTTAAAATAGGCCACCATTCATGAAAATGCTTTACCCATTGTTCCATTAGAGTAGCTGGACAAACAATTATAGTTGGTCCCAAACCTCTGAACCTATGAATAAGtagttattattaattaaatatgtattatgaCTTTGTTAAAATAATCAATAAGCAGAAAGTATGTACCTTCCACCATCTGACAGTAATTCACTACAATCTAAACCTGCAAGAAATGCAATTACTTGAACAGTCTTTCCCAAACCCATTTCATCACCTAGTAACCCTCCTAAGCCACGAAGATGCAGTTCCCACAACCATTGTACAGACACTTTCTGATATCTAAAAAAATTAGTCAgttttatatatacacataatagatatatatatataaaaatcaatcttttaattattcatacttATATAACTTTTTCCATATAGATTGaggaattttaaataaattatctatTTTGTGTAATGGTTCATCCTTTGGATAACCACTTTTCTCTACCCTTTCTCTATACATCTCTTCATTTCCATCATCCAAAACTAAAATTCACATAATTCTCTATTAATAGAAGTGACATATTATAATGATTAATTTTAAGATAAATCACTATGTTTACCTCTTTTTGAATGAACAGATTTGGTAAGAGATTTTCtctttttacatgattttccTTCATCtgctataaaattaaaaagaaaaacgatgctttattaataaatattgtttcAAATTAAACTAGTGATAATATGTACCTGAATCTATTTGTTCATCACTCGGTACATATTCACTTTCAGAATCATTAGTTATATCTGCAAATTTAACGTTTGTTGTATTTTCAATCAATGTCTCTTTAGTATTATCTTTGGAACTATTACAGGAAATGAATTCATTTTTTGAATGTTTAGCCCCTTTGGTAGAATTCTCAACTTGATTAAACTTACTATCTTCTGTTTCATAATTAATGTCATTGTTTTTATTTAAGCCTTTTGATGTTTCAAATTCAGAAACTAATTTCTTCTTATTAGGtttgatttttgttttttttactattttaaattctttaggatgagtatttaataattttggtTTTTTAATTGTTATTGCGTTATTACTAGTATACTTAGATGCCTTTGAATTTTCTTTCAAACGTTTTCTTTGTTTGGCAAGTTCAGCCTGCTGTCGAAGGTATTTTTCAAGATCAAGTAAATGAGAGGATTTATTAAATGTcctgaaaaatgaatattaagtttagtttttataatttttacttataacaattttattaataacataTACCCTTTAGTTTTTAATAAATCAAACCGTTTTTCAATTGCTTGAAAGGGTGTAATCTCTCCAGTTTGAACTTGTTTTTCTAATTCTTTTTGTCCTGAACAATCTATAGTACCAGTTCCATTATCATTGTTTATTTCTTTTGaatccttttttgtttttatatttgATTTCATGAAATTATCAATTTCTTTTGATGCTTCATTAAAAATGCTTTCCTCACTTCTTATTGACAAAACCTAATAATGTTTCTTTATTACTAACAGTATGAtaagaataaattaaattttatgttaCATATTGTATAATGGTATATGTTCgacttttttaaatattacaattgcagatagtaaaagtaatatattatgttttatcgttatattttaaataagatataacataaattaaaaagaaagatgagataattaacaaaaatgttttatatattctCTTCCGttacaaaaatttaaaaatattctaactaaatcaattttataatataacctTCTCTCTCAAACTGTTATCACTCTCATTTACGTGTATACcattaaatttttcattatcAAAAACTTGTTCTTGATCATCACTTTCCATGACTGCGATAATGAAATCAAATGATACCTTCACGTGTTACAATATAATCTGTGATAAACAATAATCAGAAAGTGGCAAAAAATTGAGAAAATGTAGAATTTTAAGAACTATATCTTAAATGgctttaattttaaattattaatttttctgatagaatatttgataaataaacATTGTCATTCAACTTGCATAATATTACAATCAATGGAAATAGATATAACTGTTGTAATGCCTAGCTTTACCGGCATATTAAACGTTATTTCACGTAAATATTGTTAGATGGTAGCACTATAAATATAGTATCAGTACAAATTATGCAGATCAAAATCATcagaatataaaaaatgtaatatactCGCGAATTTAATcgcttttaatattaaaataaagattCAGGGTGACAGAAATAAATTTGGAAACACTATAAATTCttatgtttttattttattttatttcctaaAATTTAACCATAGGCGGCTAACATATGAGCCagctataaaatatttaaatactataattaaaaattttgcctAAGAAGAATAAAAATCAAATTGCAAGGAATTGACGGGAAATCGTCTTCATTCTCTTAAAAATGCAtgaaaatgtttttaaaaaaGCAAGTTAGTTTTAagcaaaattttaataaaattaattaggtCCAAACCCATCTTGGAGTAACGCCTTTAAATTCGAAAGAGTCCGGGTGACCTACATGCGAAATATTAGGAAAACTTTTCGACCATTGGAATGGTGTTCGCGATTGCAATGTAGATGGCCCGGAAGTAGCTTCAAAGCTTTTGAGACCATCCGCACAAATTGCTAAAATCTTTGTATCTATAATACCATACGGTACAGGTATATCCTCCAAGTCACCACGATATGTCAATTCCCGCAACTGATTTGTTTTTGAATTTTGTTCCTCGGAAGTGCAACCTTCCTGGCTGCATCCACGCATTAAGTTTCGAAATTGCTCGAACGTAGTGATATTCTCTTGTAAACGCGTTAAACGGGTTTTCAAAAGATCTGCATCCTTCTTGACAGGCCGTACGATGTCGttgatattttgaaaattcgatATACCAATATACGATATGAAGCCGATTTTCTTAAACTTCTCGGTGTAATTCATAGCAACGGTGATGCGTGGTAGTTGTTCCACTAATAATACAGTCATGGAACGTGGCTCAAAACTGATCCATTGTAATGCAGAAGCTCCACCATTTTGATGAGATATAGTGTCAAACCAAGATTGACTGTTCGTTGCTAGTCGATTTGCTGCCATTAATCTTACAGTTAGCATTACCtataacattattattattacttaataacTTTTTGTACATAAAATAAACTATATATATGGTGCACCTGTATATCATGTACGAATTGGCATCATGACGAATCTTTTCATTCTGTCATAAAGAATCGTCTCATACTTGCTTGCACATGATATTCAGGCGCATATTATGTGAATTTAACAATAAATTCATACATGATCTTTTGGATACAAAAGACTCCACTCATTCTGATTCGTTGCTAATAAAGATGTTCCAGTAATAATCATTTCATGATTTTCTCCATTTATTAAATAGAATTCATCGCGGGACGATAATGCTCCAGGATAGGATGAGAATACAATTGATCGACCCGGAATTAATGCATCAGTTTTTGTCGTAGGTAGCACATGATAGCCAAATGTGTATTTTTTTAAGAGCCTTAACATTTGAGTGTatctataaaataagaaataaagatTTGTAATTTATTCGTATTAATTTCTATCATTTAATAAAGTATACATTTAAACATATTTACATAGTTTGtagttttatataatttaagtaATTACACCCacgtttattataattattcttgCAGCATGAAAATACAAAGCTTATGTTAGTTTATATTTGAAATTCTTAAACAAATTgattaatataagaaatatataatgATTCACTTACGGTGCTGATGTATGTTGATTGATTGCAACTAGAGGTTCCGAATTGTCTCTTGCAAGAAATTTGAAGGTGATCATAGAACTTACTACGGAATTGGAAATATTGAATACTTGTTGGAAACCAGATAAATCGGAAGTCAAGGCGAGCCAAAGGAAATCATCAGATTCCAATGATACTGACACACGACTCCGACGTACAGCAAATTTCCAACCAGCTTCCAAACCATCTAATTGGGCATAAAATAATCGTACCTAaacaaaaatcaattttattttattttattaacatattttttatattttttaatatttagtatTTTTTTTAGTTATAGTTTATTTTGTCATCTTTTAAAACTACTAAGAATATGATTTATTATtaagacaataggataattgTGTACCATATGCCAAAAAGGATCAGTAGACTCCGTCAATTCAGCATGTTCACGAATGACGGCAGTGTTGTCTCGAAGATATCGCATTAGCTTTCGGCACTCAACGGGTTTTGCTTCGCATTTTGGCTTTATAGTGTTGAACCAATGATGATGAATTAATTGCCAAGTTAGACTACCTTCCAACAGTCCGGCGGCATAAGCTTGCACAGTATCTGGGTATTTTGATGATGTTTCTATTTCAATATAGGACCATctgtaaaaattatattatgaaTCATTTTATCTCTTgattatagatatatatatacttaacatacaaatattatattatatttgtaatattagctttatacatatattttttatattaacttCATGTATGACATTGACTTACCCATGCTCGAAAATTTCAGTTTTGTAATAGGCTCGAGCTGCATGCAATGGTATAGCAGTTAGATCATTGCCTTGGCCCCAAAACTCAATACGATATCCTCCTTTACGGTTCCATAATACGGTGGCTGAATAGATTCCATCTTGTTC
Above is a window of Bombus affinis isolate iyBomAffi1 chromosome 5, iyBomAffi1.2, whole genome shotgun sequence DNA encoding:
- the LOC126916950 gene encoding DNA excision repair protein ERCC-6-like isoform X1 — protein: MESDDQEQVFDNEKFNGIHVNESDNSLREKVLSIRSEESIFNEASKEIDNFMKSNIKTKKDSKEINNDNGTGTIDCSGQKELEKQVQTGEITPFQAIEKRFDLLKTKGTFNKSSHLLDLEKYLRQQAELAKQRKRLKENSKASKYTSNNAITIKKPKLLNTHPKEFKIVKKTKIKPNKKKLVSEFETSKGLNKNNDINYETEDSKFNQVENSTKGAKHSKNEFISCNSSKDNTKETLIENTTNVKFADITNDSESEYVPSDEQIDSADEGKSCKKRKSLTKSVHSKRVLDDGNEEMYRERVEKSGYPKDEPLHKIDNLFKIPQSIWKKLYKYQKVSVQWLWELHLRGLGGLLGDEMGLGKTVQVIAFLAGLDCSELLSDGGRFRGLGPTIIVCPATLMEQWVKHFHEWWPILRVAVLHQCGTYNGNLEYLMHSLKSGGVLITSYSGMLIHKNLLVTSQWHYVILDEGHKIRNPQAKISKAVKEFSTPHRLLLTGSPMQNSLKELWSLFDFILPGKLGTLPAFLEHCATPITRGGYTNASPLQEAIALQVATMLRDTITPYMLRRTKNDVQHHLSLPEKNEQVLFCSLTEEQKELYKEYLRSADVSFILHEKSNSVSRRYRARLLIALSVLRKICNHPDLFLYTNPVDSDEDIDVSNEALEKFGYWKRSGKMIVVRSLLKIWKKQGHRVLLFTQGRQMMHVLESLVQSEEYSYLRMDGITSMSQRQETIRLFNKDPSYFVFLLTTRVGGLGVNLTGANRVVIYDPDWNPATDAQARARAWRIGQNKKVTIYRLITAGTIEEKMYHRQIFKILLANKVLEDPRQHRLFKTSDLVELFNFNESINNNSSEIDQLFGQSRLVSSSTKFSSNKIEKMRKLASTLSKNISQNTSNSTPVIQIAHATENHYVSSCHNNNIDQDILKHNYEMFKDNLTKKGIKNESNLHKKNEDILSSANQESTNDNKIQNKISKNIEYNADNILNNKLENEDHALTSRSNSDVKIHETSNKKATVQCLSNDAKVTEILDRSNETVTCNVNMNEDTLSKLNKNRCKGKRKRRLEERAISALFEGERVSHLIGRRLERSLTDEPKLIEDDQYVLEKLFAKASVTSAFQHETVLSNSEYNSDDKNPMQRLARETAQENMDSIRKSRKWCWKPMWNSMSPKNY
- the LOC126916950 gene encoding DNA excision repair protein ERCC-6-like isoform X6, with product MKSNIKTKKDSKEINNDNGTGTIDCSGQKELEKQVQTGEITPFQAIEKRFDLLKTKGTFNKSSHLLDLEKYLRQQAELAKQRKRLKENSKASKYTSNNAITIKKPKLLNTHPKEFKIVKKTKIKPNKKKLVSEFETSKGLNKNNDINYETEDSKFNQVENSTKGAKHSKNEFISCNSSKDNTKETLIENTTNVKFADITNDSESEYVPSDEQIDSADEGKSCKKRKSLTKSVHSKRVLDDGNEEMYRERVEKSGYPKDEPLHKIDNLFKIPQSIWKKLYKYQKVSVQWLWELHLRGLGGLLGDEMGLGKTVQVIAFLAGLDCSELLSDGGRFRGLGPTIIVCPATLMEQWVKHFHEWWPILRVAVLHQCGTYNGNLEYLMHSLKSGGVLITSYSGMLIHKNLLVTSQWHYVILDEGHKIRNPQAKISKAVKEFSTPHRLLLTGSPMQNSLKELWSLFDFILPGKLGTLPAFLEHCATPITRGGYTNASPLQEAIALQVATMLRDTITPYMLRRTKNDVQHHLSLPEKNEQVLFCSLTEEQKELYKEYLRSADVSFILHEKSNSVSRRYRARLLIALSVLRKICNHPDLFLYTNPVDSDEDIDVSNEALEKFGYWKRSGKMIVVRSLLKIWKKQGHRVLLFTQGRQMMHVLESLVQSEEYSYLRMDGITSMSQRQETIRLFNKDPSYFVFLLTTRVGGLGVNLTGANRVVIYDPDWNPATDAQARARAWRIGQNKKVTIYRLITAGTIEEKMYHRQIFKILLANKVLEDPRQHRLFKTSDLVELFNFNESINNNSSEIDQLFGQSRLVSSSTKFSSNKIEKMRKLASTLSKNISQNTSNSTPVIQIAHATENHYVSSCHNNNIDQDILKHNYEMFKDNLTKKGIKNESNLHKKNEDILSSANQESTNDNKIQNKISKNIEYNADNILNNKLENEDHALTSRSNSDVKIHETSNKKATVQCLSNDAKVTEILDRSNETVTCNVNMNEDTLSKLNKNRCKGKRKRRLEERAISALFEGERVSHLIGRRLERSLTDEPKLIEDDQYVLEKLFAKASVTSAFQHETVLSNSEYNSDDKNPMQRLARETAQENMDSIRKSRKWCWKPMWNSMSPKNY
- the LOC126916950 gene encoding DNA excision repair protein ERCC-6-like isoform X3 — protein: MESDDQEQVFDNEKFNGIHVNESDNSLREKVLSIRSEESIFNEASKEIDNFMKSNIKTKKDSKEINNDNGTGTIDCSGQKELEKQVQTGEITPFQAIEKRTFNKSSHLLDLEKYLRQQAELAKQRKRLKENSKASKYTSNNAITIKKPKLLNTHPKEFKIVKKTKIKPNKKKLVSEFETSKGLNKNNDINYETEDSKFNQVENSTKGAKHSKNEFISCNSSKDNTKETLIENTTNVKFADITNDSESEYVPSDEQIDSADEGKSCKKRKSLTKSVHSKRVLDDGNEEMYRERVEKSGYPKDEPLHKIDNLFKIPQSIWKKLYKYQKVSVQWLWELHLRGLGGLLGDEMGLGKTVQVIAFLAGLDCSELLSDGGRFRGLGPTIIVCPATLMEQWVKHFHEWWPILRVAVLHQCGTYNGNLEYLMHSLKSGGVLITSYSGMLIHKNLLVTSQWHYVILDEGHKIRNPQAKISKAVKEFSTPHRLLLTGSPMQNSLKELWSLFDFILPGKLGTLPAFLEHCATPITRGGYTNASPLQEAIALQVATMLRDTITPYMLRRTKNDVQHHLSLPEKNEQVLFCSLTEEQKELYKEYLRSADVSFILHEKSNSVSRRYRARLLIALSVLRKICNHPDLFLYTNPVDSDEDIDVSNEALEKFGYWKRSGKMIVVRSLLKIWKKQGHRVLLFTQGRQMMHVLESLVQSEEYSYLRMDGITSMSQRQETIRLFNKDPSYFVFLLTTRVGGLGVNLTGANRVVIYDPDWNPATDAQARARAWRIGQNKKVTIYRLITAGTIEEKMYHRQIFKILLANKVLEDPRQHRLFKTSDLVELFNFNESINNNSSEIDQLFGQSRLVSSSTKFSSNKIEKMRKLASTLSKNISQNTSNSTPVIQIAHATENHYVSSCHNNNIDQDILKHNYEMFKDNLTKKGIKNESNLHKKNEDILSSANQESTNDNKIQNKISKNIEYNADNILNNKLENEDHALTSRSNSDVKIHETSNKKATVQCLSNDAKVTEILDRSNETVTCNVNMNEDTLSKLNKNRCKGKRKRRLEERAISALFEGERVSHLIGRRLERSLTDEPKLIEDDQYVLEKLFAKASVTSAFQHETVLSNSEYNSDDKNPMQRLARETAQENMDSIRKSRKWCWKPMWNSMSPKNY
- the LOC126916950 gene encoding DNA excision repair protein ERCC-6-like isoform X4; amino-acid sequence: MESDDQEQVFDNEKFNGIHVNESDNSLREKVLSIRSEESIFNEASKEIDNFMKSNIKTKKDSKEINNDNGTGTIDCSGQKELEKQVQTGEITPFQAIEKRFDLLKTKGTFNKSSHLLDLEKYLRQQAELAKQRKRLKENSKASKYTSNNAITIKKPKLLNTHPKEFKIVKKTKIKPNKKKLVSEFETSKGLNKNNDINYETEDNITNDSESEYVPSDEQIDSADEGKSCKKRKSLTKSVHSKRVLDDGNEEMYRERVEKSGYPKDEPLHKIDNLFKIPQSIWKKLYKYQKVSVQWLWELHLRGLGGLLGDEMGLGKTVQVIAFLAGLDCSELLSDGGRFRGLGPTIIVCPATLMEQWVKHFHEWWPILRVAVLHQCGTYNGNLEYLMHSLKSGGVLITSYSGMLIHKNLLVTSQWHYVILDEGHKIRNPQAKISKAVKEFSTPHRLLLTGSPMQNSLKELWSLFDFILPGKLGTLPAFLEHCATPITRGGYTNASPLQEAIALQVATMLRDTITPYMLRRTKNDVQHHLSLPEKNEQVLFCSLTEEQKELYKEYLRSADVSFILHEKSNSVSRRYRARLLIALSVLRKICNHPDLFLYTNPVDSDEDIDVSNEALEKFGYWKRSGKMIVVRSLLKIWKKQGHRVLLFTQGRQMMHVLESLVQSEEYSYLRMDGITSMSQRQETIRLFNKDPSYFVFLLTTRVGGLGVNLTGANRVVIYDPDWNPATDAQARARAWRIGQNKKVTIYRLITAGTIEEKMYHRQIFKILLANKVLEDPRQHRLFKTSDLVELFNFNESINNNSSEIDQLFGQSRLVSSSTKFSSNKIEKMRKLASTLSKNISQNTSNSTPVIQIAHATENHYVSSCHNNNIDQDILKHNYEMFKDNLTKKGIKNESNLHKKNEDILSSANQESTNDNKIQNKISKNIEYNADNILNNKLENEDHALTSRSNSDVKIHETSNKKATVQCLSNDAKVTEILDRSNETVTCNVNMNEDTLSKLNKNRCKGKRKRRLEERAISALFEGERVSHLIGRRLERSLTDEPKLIEDDQYVLEKLFAKASVTSAFQHETVLSNSEYNSDDKNPMQRLARETAQENMDSIRKSRKWCWKPMWNSMSPKNY
- the LOC126916950 gene encoding DNA excision repair protein ERCC-6-like isoform X2, with protein sequence MESDDQEQVFDNEKFNGIHVNESDNSLREKVLSIRSEESIFNEASKEIDNFMKSNIKTKKDSKEINNDNGTGTIDCSGQKELEKQVQTGEITPFQAIEKRFDLLKTKGTFNKSSHLLDLEKYLRQQAELAKQRKRLKENSKASKYTSNNAITIKKPKLLNTHPKEFKIVKKTKIKPNKKKLVSEFETSKGLNKNNDINYETEDSKFNQVENSTKGAKHSKNEFISCNSSKDNTKETLIENTTNVKFADITNDSESEYVPSDEQIDSDEGKSCKKRKSLTKSVHSKRVLDDGNEEMYRERVEKSGYPKDEPLHKIDNLFKIPQSIWKKLYKYQKVSVQWLWELHLRGLGGLLGDEMGLGKTVQVIAFLAGLDCSELLSDGGRFRGLGPTIIVCPATLMEQWVKHFHEWWPILRVAVLHQCGTYNGNLEYLMHSLKSGGVLITSYSGMLIHKNLLVTSQWHYVILDEGHKIRNPQAKISKAVKEFSTPHRLLLTGSPMQNSLKELWSLFDFILPGKLGTLPAFLEHCATPITRGGYTNASPLQEAIALQVATMLRDTITPYMLRRTKNDVQHHLSLPEKNEQVLFCSLTEEQKELYKEYLRSADVSFILHEKSNSVSRRYRARLLIALSVLRKICNHPDLFLYTNPVDSDEDIDVSNEALEKFGYWKRSGKMIVVRSLLKIWKKQGHRVLLFTQGRQMMHVLESLVQSEEYSYLRMDGITSMSQRQETIRLFNKDPSYFVFLLTTRVGGLGVNLTGANRVVIYDPDWNPATDAQARARAWRIGQNKKVTIYRLITAGTIEEKMYHRQIFKILLANKVLEDPRQHRLFKTSDLVELFNFNESINNNSSEIDQLFGQSRLVSSSTKFSSNKIEKMRKLASTLSKNISQNTSNSTPVIQIAHATENHYVSSCHNNNIDQDILKHNYEMFKDNLTKKGIKNESNLHKKNEDILSSANQESTNDNKIQNKISKNIEYNADNILNNKLENEDHALTSRSNSDVKIHETSNKKATVQCLSNDAKVTEILDRSNETVTCNVNMNEDTLSKLNKNRCKGKRKRRLEERAISALFEGERVSHLIGRRLERSLTDEPKLIEDDQYVLEKLFAKASVTSAFQHETVLSNSEYNSDDKNPMQRLARETAQENMDSIRKSRKWCWKPMWNSMSPKNY
- the LOC126916950 gene encoding DNA excision repair protein ERCC-6-like isoform X5; protein product: MESDDQEQVFDNEKFNGIHVNESDNSLREKVLSIRSEESIFNEASKEIDNFMKSNIKTKKDSKEINNDNGTGTIDCSGQKELEKQVQTGEITPFQAIEKRFDLLKTKGTFNKSSHLLDLEKYLRQQAELAKQRKRLKENSKASKYTSNNAITIKKPKLLNTHPKEFKIVKKTKIKPNKKKLVSEFETSKGLNKNNDINYETEDNITNDSESEYVPSDEQIDSDEGKSCKKRKSLTKSVHSKRVLDDGNEEMYRERVEKSGYPKDEPLHKIDNLFKIPQSIWKKLYKYQKVSVQWLWELHLRGLGGLLGDEMGLGKTVQVIAFLAGLDCSELLSDGGRFRGLGPTIIVCPATLMEQWVKHFHEWWPILRVAVLHQCGTYNGNLEYLMHSLKSGGVLITSYSGMLIHKNLLVTSQWHYVILDEGHKIRNPQAKISKAVKEFSTPHRLLLTGSPMQNSLKELWSLFDFILPGKLGTLPAFLEHCATPITRGGYTNASPLQEAIALQVATMLRDTITPYMLRRTKNDVQHHLSLPEKNEQVLFCSLTEEQKELYKEYLRSADVSFILHEKSNSVSRRYRARLLIALSVLRKICNHPDLFLYTNPVDSDEDIDVSNEALEKFGYWKRSGKMIVVRSLLKIWKKQGHRVLLFTQGRQMMHVLESLVQSEEYSYLRMDGITSMSQRQETIRLFNKDPSYFVFLLTTRVGGLGVNLTGANRVVIYDPDWNPATDAQARARAWRIGQNKKVTIYRLITAGTIEEKMYHRQIFKILLANKVLEDPRQHRLFKTSDLVELFNFNESINNNSSEIDQLFGQSRLVSSSTKFSSNKIEKMRKLASTLSKNISQNTSNSTPVIQIAHATENHYVSSCHNNNIDQDILKHNYEMFKDNLTKKGIKNESNLHKKNEDILSSANQESTNDNKIQNKISKNIEYNADNILNNKLENEDHALTSRSNSDVKIHETSNKKATVQCLSNDAKVTEILDRSNETVTCNVNMNEDTLSKLNKNRCKGKRKRRLEERAISALFEGERVSHLIGRRLERSLTDEPKLIEDDQYVLEKLFAKASVTSAFQHETVLSNSEYNSDDKNPMQRLARETAQENMDSIRKSRKWCWKPMWNSMSPKNY